A region from the Chitinivibrionales bacterium genome encodes:
- the fucP gene encoding L-fucose:H+ symporter permease, protein MASISPTSATAATAPIEEGKNYMPALVTLTSLFFIWGFMTCLNDILIPHLKAIFKLNYAEAALVQFVFFAAYFIISLPSGVIVRKIGYKVGIVIGLLVSGLGCVLFFPAASSQSYPVFLGAFFVLASGITLLQVAANPYVAILGPAKTSSSRLVLTQAFNSLGTTVAPWFGSVLILSVAIKTADQIAQMNATDAAAALQTNAHAVQVPYLMLAGVFALLAIFFMIMKLPKIVEEARDPGAKHEGTVELYKKTLRYPHLALGVLAIFFYVGGEVAIGSFLVNYMKDLVGFTAEQAGKFLMFYWGGAMVGRFIGSAVLRFIKPSAVLAFNATVVCLLLIVTMASAGHVAMWSVLAIGLFNSIMFPTIFTLAIAKLGRHTSSGSGLLCMAIVGGALVPPLMGKVADMIGLHHSFIIPLICYLYIFFYGFRGSVPKLPAGVTEND, encoded by the coding sequence ATGGCAAGCATCAGTCCTACCTCCGCGACAGCCGCTACAGCGCCAATCGAAGAGGGCAAGAATTACATGCCCGCGCTTGTGACGCTCACGTCGCTGTTTTTTATCTGGGGATTCATGACATGTCTCAACGATATTCTCATTCCCCATCTCAAGGCGATTTTCAAACTGAATTACGCGGAAGCGGCGCTTGTTCAGTTTGTGTTTTTTGCCGCATATTTCATCATATCCTTGCCGTCGGGCGTCATTGTGCGGAAGATCGGGTACAAAGTCGGTATTGTTATTGGACTTCTCGTTTCCGGACTCGGATGCGTGCTGTTTTTTCCCGCAGCAAGCAGCCAGTCGTATCCAGTGTTTCTCGGTGCGTTCTTTGTACTCGCCTCGGGGATCACCCTTCTGCAGGTTGCGGCAAATCCCTATGTCGCGATCCTAGGACCAGCTAAAACATCATCTTCGCGTCTGGTTCTTACCCAGGCATTCAACTCACTCGGCACCACGGTCGCGCCCTGGTTCGGTTCGGTACTCATCCTTTCCGTCGCAATAAAAACTGCGGATCAAATCGCCCAGATGAACGCTACTGATGCAGCCGCCGCACTCCAGACCAACGCTCACGCGGTACAGGTGCCGTATCTAATGCTGGCGGGGGTGTTCGCGCTGCTCGCGATTTTCTTTATGATCATGAAACTCCCGAAAATCGTGGAAGAGGCCCGTGATCCCGGTGCAAAGCACGAAGGAACCGTCGAACTATACAAGAAAACCCTCAGATACCCCCATCTCGCGCTCGGCGTACTCGCCATTTTCTTCTACGTTGGCGGCGAAGTGGCCATTGGAAGTTTCCTCGTAAACTACATGAAAGACTTGGTGGGTTTCACCGCCGAACAGGCCGGAAAGTTCCTTATGTTCTACTGGGGCGGCGCCATGGTAGGCCGTTTCATAGGCTCCGCGGTACTGAGATTTATCAAGCCAAGCGCGGTTCTTGCCTTCAACGCGACCGTGGTCTGCTTGCTGCTTATTGTCACCATGGCAAGCGCGGGCCATGTCGCGATGTGGTCGGTGCTGGCCATCGGCCTTTTCAATTCCATCATGTTCCCGACCATTTTCACGCTCGCCATTGCGAAACTCGGACGCCATACCAGCTCGGGTTCCGGTCTTCTATGCATGGCCATCGTGGGCGGCGCGCTCGTTCCGCCGCTCATGGGAAAGGTCGCAGACATGATCGGGTTGCACCACTCGTTCATTATTCCGCTCATCTGCTACCTGTACATCTTTTTCTACGGGTTCAGAGGATCAGTTCCCAAACTTCCTGCGGGCGTTACCGAGAACGACTGA